A single region of the Enterobacter cloacae complex sp. R_G8 genome encodes:
- a CDS encoding LacI family DNA-binding transcriptional regulator, which produces MTTMLEVAKRAGVSKATVSRVLSGNGYVSQETKDRVFQAIEESGYRPNLLARNLATKRTQTLGLVVTNTLYHGVYFSELLFHAARMTEEKGRQLILADGKHSADEEREAIQYLLDMRCDAVIIYPRFLSVEEMDEIVEKYEQPIMVLNRRLRKNSSHSVWSDHKASCQEAVSQLIEKGHRDIAFITGSLDSPTGVERLSGYKDALAQHQIPLRPTLIAQGKWNPASGAAAVSELLSHGETFTALVASNDDMAIGAMKQLHDSGIATPGAVSVIGFDDVAIAPYTVPSLSSVRIPVTEMIKETISRLIFMLDGGEFKYQQTFSGELILRDSVIDGPHR; this is translated from the coding sequence ATGACCACGATGCTTGAAGTGGCGAAGCGGGCAGGCGTTTCGAAAGCGACGGTTTCCCGGGTGCTGTCGGGGAATGGCTATGTCAGCCAGGAGACCAAAGACCGGGTGTTTCAGGCCATCGAAGAGAGCGGCTATCGCCCCAATTTGCTGGCGCGTAACCTGGCGACCAAACGCACCCAGACGCTGGGACTGGTGGTGACCAACACCCTGTATCACGGCGTCTATTTTAGTGAGTTGCTGTTTCACGCCGCCCGCATGACGGAAGAGAAAGGGCGGCAGCTGATACTCGCGGACGGTAAGCACAGCGCCGACGAAGAGCGCGAAGCCATCCAGTACCTGCTCGATATGCGCTGTGACGCGGTGATCATCTATCCACGTTTTTTGAGCGTGGAGGAGATGGACGAGATCGTCGAGAAATACGAACAGCCGATCATGGTACTGAACCGCCGCTTGCGAAAAAACAGCAGCCACAGCGTCTGGTCAGATCATAAAGCCTCCTGCCAGGAGGCGGTGTCGCAGCTGATTGAGAAAGGGCATCGTGACATTGCGTTTATCACCGGCTCGCTGGATTCGCCCACGGGCGTAGAGCGTCTCTCCGGCTACAAAGACGCGCTGGCGCAGCACCAGATCCCGCTGCGCCCGACGCTGATCGCGCAGGGCAAGTGGAACCCCGCCAGCGGCGCGGCGGCGGTGTCTGAGCTGCTGTCGCACGGCGAAACCTTTACCGCGCTGGTGGCGAGTAACGACGATATGGCGATTGGGGCCATGAAACAACTTCACGACAGCGGCATCGCCACGCCCGGCGCGGTGTCGGTGATAGGCTTCGACGATGTGGCGATTGCGCCCTACACCGTGCCCTCGCTCTCCAGCGTGCGCATTCCGGTCACGGAGATGATTAAGGAGACCATCAGCCGCCTGATTTTCATGCTCGACGGCGGCGAGTTTAAGTATCAGCAAACCTTCTCGGGTGAGCTTATCCTGCGCGACTCTGTTATCGACGGCCCGCACCGCTGA